A genomic region of Corallococcus macrosporus contains the following coding sequences:
- a CDS encoding AAA family ATPase, with protein MDEKMDVLPGYTLGALVRQGERAVVYRGASTDGRRVIVTLLRSQQPSPRELAELRHAFDFGRELDSPAVVRTLSLETSDDHFALVAEDGGGRFLDELLGTPMEFGRALNLAVGIAEALTDLHGHGVIHKDVCPENLVVDPETGRVQLADFAFAARGPYLSPEQTGRMDRPLDARTDLYSAGVVLYQVFTGQLPFHAEDALGWIHSHLARTPRPLVELQPHLPAVVSDLVMRLLAKAPEDRYPTAQGLLVDLLNCRQQWTLNQRIAPFTLSASDALGLLRTPQLLPLREAELGQLRAAFGRVVATKLPELVLVMGEGGVGKSSLVNQLRSTVLDQGGLFLTGKFDQRQEAPYAAFTRAFQPLFLQLAAEDASQKARWRERLDEALGASGQLIADVIPELLQVTGRLPEVAPLAPAEAQSRFLQVFRQLLEALTEEHPVTLFLDDLQWADEASLRLLQHLASHPAPHPLLILGASRDRDRGPSAALTLALDALQKGQTRVTELTLLPLPREDCAQLIGDTLGADPRALAPLAALVCEKTHGNPFFTLQLLSALHRDGLLTFDRGRSAWRWSAHRIRALELGEGVIELMLGKLRRLPALTQEALTLAACLGATVELPSLIAAGGFAEDALRVALDEAVREGLLLPHLDGTYRFSHDRVQQAAYALLAPEVRAATHLRIGRRLLAHTSPRLLPERVFTLVSQLDQGIELIEAREERISIARLNLLAARRARTASALGAMRYLQAGQALLAPEPWAADHELAQGLHQEEAESELSAGNLDTAERLLTVLLAHARTPTERASAYRAWIDLHTTRGALGSAIDSASACLRQYGIALSPQPTLEQLEEADRTVEQLLGEHAIEALLSLAPMRDPDMEAAMSVLASFLPTAYFSNPQLHHLVACQMVILTLQHGLTSASTMGLTAYGFELVITHKQYARAASIARVALTLVERHGFVADEAKVSLVSGVAILSWVEPPRSLYTYVERALRAGRRAGDVVFVCLGLTHRCMLALAAGERLEEVDRAARTAADFNRGVGNEPLLICVEVVQRLTQALRGRPPVLSQERLEDAAFAERVGRQPPFASFWYRVRRLELHLVLGNRTAALAEARQLSGLIVAQRGQYGEAHAVFLVALTLAAHGEVAPAEEQAQWGAELEGHRAFLGNLAAFCPANFLAFEALVTAEVARRSGRTEEAAEHYERALRAARESGLIQYAALAGELAARFYHSRGLRTVADAYLEEAWRAYQEWGAETKLRQLEQLYPRMKERLSRGLPHHLYAEPAQLDARAMVHASQVLSQEIVLPRLLEKLLRSALEQAGAERGYLMTLEGGHPFVRVTAQLTESGIQVSVLGEPVAPGAELPGSLLAHVQRMRQPVLLDDASQPSPFSSDPYFASLRVHSVLCIPLVRNADLAGMLYLENNQLPGAFTSERILTLEVLAAQAVISLENARLYQAAQEAVRVRDDFLAIASHELKTPITAMRLQVQSIRKVMGTRAPEAPAEGRLVTLLGTFERQVSRLAYLADDMLEVSRLKEGALALELDAFDLCTLVREQVDALAERLKATGCSVELDFEEAVVGQWDHARLGRLVTSLLLNAMKFGAGHPITVRARVTGDFARLEVKDRGAGVDRADQARIFERFEQAAPAYNYGGLGLGLYLARETVRAHGGTISVESALGAGATFVVELPLRQAR; from the coding sequence ATGGACGAGAAGATGGACGTGCTGCCCGGGTACACCCTGGGCGCGCTCGTGCGGCAGGGGGAGCGCGCCGTCGTCTACCGGGGCGCGTCCACCGACGGTCGCCGGGTGATCGTCACGCTGCTTCGCTCCCAGCAGCCTTCTCCCAGGGAGCTCGCGGAGCTCCGCCACGCGTTCGACTTCGGGCGTGAGCTCGACTCGCCAGCCGTGGTGCGCACGCTGTCCCTGGAAACTTCCGACGATCACTTCGCCCTGGTGGCCGAGGACGGTGGAGGCCGATTCCTCGACGAGCTGCTCGGGACTCCCATGGAGTTCGGCCGCGCGCTCAACCTGGCGGTCGGCATCGCCGAAGCGCTCACCGACCTCCACGGCCACGGTGTCATCCACAAGGACGTCTGTCCGGAGAACCTGGTCGTCGATCCCGAGACGGGCCGCGTCCAGCTTGCCGACTTCGCCTTCGCCGCGCGCGGTCCCTACCTGTCGCCCGAGCAGACAGGCCGCATGGACCGTCCCCTCGACGCACGCACGGACCTCTACTCGGCGGGTGTCGTCCTGTATCAGGTGTTCACGGGCCAGCTGCCCTTCCATGCCGAGGACGCGCTCGGGTGGATCCACAGCCACCTCGCCCGCACGCCCCGGCCGCTCGTGGAGCTTCAGCCCCACCTCCCGGCCGTGGTGTCGGACCTGGTGATGCGCCTGCTGGCGAAGGCGCCCGAGGACCGCTACCCGACCGCGCAAGGACTGCTCGTTGACCTGCTGAACTGCCGCCAGCAATGGACCCTGAACCAGCGGATCGCGCCGTTCACCCTCAGCGCCAGCGACGCGCTGGGACTGCTGAGGACACCGCAGCTGCTCCCGCTTCGCGAGGCCGAGCTCGGGCAACTGCGCGCGGCCTTCGGGCGGGTGGTGGCCACGAAGCTCCCGGAGCTGGTCCTGGTGATGGGAGAGGGGGGCGTTGGCAAGTCGTCCCTGGTGAACCAGCTCCGGTCCACGGTCCTCGACCAGGGGGGCCTCTTCCTGACGGGCAAGTTCGACCAGCGGCAGGAGGCTCCCTACGCCGCGTTTACCCGCGCGTTCCAGCCGCTCTTCCTACAGCTCGCCGCGGAGGACGCATCCCAGAAGGCCCGGTGGCGGGAGCGTCTGGATGAAGCGCTCGGCGCGAGCGGGCAGCTGATCGCCGACGTCATCCCCGAGCTGCTCCAGGTGACCGGGCGGCTGCCAGAGGTCGCGCCGCTGGCTCCCGCCGAGGCCCAGAGCCGCTTCCTCCAGGTGTTCCGGCAGTTGCTGGAGGCGCTCACCGAGGAGCACCCGGTGACGCTCTTCCTCGACGACCTCCAGTGGGCCGACGAGGCCAGCCTGCGGCTGCTCCAGCACCTCGCGTCCCACCCCGCACCCCATCCCCTCCTCATCCTCGGCGCCTCCCGCGACCGCGACCGGGGGCCGTCCGCCGCGCTGACGCTCGCCCTGGACGCGCTCCAGAAGGGCCAGACCCGGGTGACGGAGCTCACCTTGCTCCCGCTGCCGCGCGAGGACTGCGCGCAGCTCATCGGCGACACGCTCGGCGCGGATCCACGGGCCCTCGCTCCGCTGGCGGCGCTGGTCTGTGAGAAGACCCACGGCAACCCCTTCTTCACCCTCCAGTTGCTCTCCGCGCTTCATCGCGACGGCCTGCTCACCTTCGACCGCGGACGGAGCGCCTGGCGGTGGAGCGCCCATCGCATCCGCGCGCTGGAGCTGGGCGAAGGCGTCATCGAGCTGATGCTCGGCAAGCTGCGGCGCCTCCCCGCCCTCACGCAGGAAGCGCTCACGCTCGCGGCCTGCCTGGGCGCGACCGTCGAGCTGCCATCGCTCATCGCGGCGGGTGGCTTCGCGGAGGACGCGCTGCGCGTCGCGCTGGACGAGGCGGTGCGCGAGGGACTGCTGCTCCCGCACCTCGACGGCACCTATCGCTTCTCGCACGACCGCGTGCAGCAGGCCGCCTACGCGCTCCTCGCGCCCGAGGTACGCGCCGCCACGCACCTGCGCATCGGCCGCCGGCTGCTCGCGCACACCTCACCGCGGCTGTTGCCCGAGCGCGTGTTCACCCTGGTGTCCCAGCTCGACCAGGGCATCGAGCTGATTGAAGCGCGCGAGGAGCGCATCTCCATCGCCCGGCTCAACCTGCTCGCCGCCAGGCGGGCCAGGACCGCCTCCGCTCTCGGCGCGATGCGCTACCTCCAGGCGGGCCAGGCGCTGCTCGCCCCGGAGCCATGGGCGGCGGATCACGAGCTGGCCCAGGGCCTCCACCAGGAGGAGGCCGAGAGCGAGCTGTCCGCCGGCAACCTGGACACGGCGGAGCGCCTGCTGACCGTCCTGCTGGCCCATGCGCGGACACCCACCGAGCGCGCCAGCGCCTACCGGGCGTGGATCGACCTTCATACCACCCGGGGCGCCCTGGGCTCCGCCATCGACAGCGCCAGTGCCTGCCTCCGCCAGTACGGCATCGCGCTGAGCCCCCAGCCCACGCTGGAGCAACTCGAGGAAGCGGATCGCACCGTGGAGCAGCTCCTTGGAGAGCACGCCATCGAAGCGCTGCTCAGCCTGGCGCCCATGCGGGATCCGGACATGGAGGCCGCCATGAGCGTGCTGGCCTCCTTCCTGCCGACGGCCTACTTCAGCAACCCGCAGCTGCACCACCTGGTGGCGTGCCAGATGGTGATCCTCACGCTCCAGCATGGACTGACCTCCGCGTCCACGATGGGGCTCACCGCCTACGGCTTCGAGCTGGTCATCACCCACAAGCAGTACGCCCGGGCGGCCAGCATCGCCCGCGTGGCGCTCACGCTGGTGGAGCGGCACGGTTTCGTCGCGGACGAGGCGAAGGTGTCCCTGGTCTCGGGCGTCGCGATCCTCTCCTGGGTCGAGCCGCCGCGCTCCCTCTACACCTATGTCGAGCGGGCCCTGCGCGCGGGAAGGCGGGCGGGAGACGTGGTCTTCGTCTGCCTCGGGCTCACCCACCGCTGCATGCTCGCGCTGGCCGCGGGCGAACGGCTCGAAGAGGTCGACCGCGCGGCGCGCACCGCCGCCGACTTCAACCGCGGCGTCGGGAACGAGCCGCTGCTCATCTGTGTCGAGGTCGTCCAGCGCCTCACCCAGGCGCTGCGCGGCCGCCCTCCGGTGCTTTCCCAGGAGCGGCTCGAGGATGCGGCCTTCGCCGAGCGGGTGGGCCGCCAGCCGCCGTTCGCCAGCTTCTGGTACCGCGTCCGTCGCCTGGAGCTCCACCTCGTCCTGGGCAACCGCACCGCCGCGCTCGCCGAAGCGCGACAGCTCTCCGGCCTCATCGTCGCCCAGCGGGGCCAGTACGGTGAGGCCCATGCCGTCTTCCTGGTCGCCCTGACCCTGGCGGCCCATGGAGAGGTGGCACCGGCGGAGGAGCAGGCGCAGTGGGGGGCGGAGCTCGAAGGCCATCGCGCCTTCCTCGGGAACCTGGCGGCCTTCTGTCCCGCCAACTTCCTCGCCTTCGAGGCGCTGGTGACGGCGGAGGTCGCGCGGCGGAGCGGACGCACCGAGGAGGCCGCGGAGCACTACGAGCGGGCGCTCCGGGCCGCGCGTGAGAGCGGCCTCATCCAATACGCGGCGCTGGCGGGCGAGCTGGCCGCGCGCTTCTACCATTCCCGCGGCCTGCGCACCGTCGCGGACGCCTACCTCGAGGAAGCCTGGCGCGCGTACCAGGAGTGGGGCGCCGAGACCAAGCTGCGCCAGCTGGAGCAGCTGTACCCGCGCATGAAGGAGCGCCTGTCGCGTGGGCTTCCGCATCACCTGTACGCGGAGCCCGCGCAGCTCGACGCGCGCGCGATGGTGCACGCGTCACAGGTCCTCTCCCAGGAGATCGTCCTGCCGCGGCTGCTGGAGAAGCTCTTGCGGAGCGCGTTGGAGCAGGCGGGCGCGGAGCGGGGCTACCTGATGACGCTCGAAGGAGGGCATCCCTTCGTGCGGGTCACGGCGCAGCTGACGGAGTCAGGCATCCAGGTCTCCGTCCTCGGAGAGCCCGTCGCGCCCGGCGCCGAGCTTCCGGGCTCGCTCCTGGCGCACGTGCAGCGGATGCGGCAGCCGGTCCTGCTGGACGATGCCTCCCAGCCGAGCCCCTTCTCCTCGGATCCGTACTTCGCCTCGCTGCGCGTGCACTCGGTGCTGTGCATTCCGCTCGTCCGGAACGCGGACCTCGCCGGCATGCTCTACCTGGAGAACAACCAGCTCCCGGGGGCGTTCACGTCCGAGCGGATCCTCACCCTGGAGGTGCTGGCCGCGCAGGCCGTCATCTCCCTGGAGAACGCCCGCCTCTACCAGGCGGCCCAGGAAGCGGTCCGCGTGCGCGACGACTTCCTGGCCATTGCCTCCCACGAGCTCAAGACCCCCATCACCGCCATGCGGCTCCAGGTGCAGTCGATCCGCAAGGTGATGGGCACGCGGGCGCCGGAAGCGCCCGCCGAGGGCCGGCTCGTGACCCTGCTCGGGACCTTCGAGCGTCAGGTCAGCAGGCTCGCCTATCTGGCCGACGACATGCTCGAGGTGTCCCGGCTCAAGGAGGGAGCGCTGGCGTTGGAGCTGGACGCGTTCGACCTGTGCACCCTGGTGCGGGAGCAGGTGGACGCCCTGGCGGAGCGGCTGAAGGCCACGGGGTGTTCCGTGGAACTCGACTTCGAGGAGGCGGTGGTGGGGCAGTGGGACCACGCCCGCCTGGGACGGCTCGTCACCAGCCTGCTCCTCAACGCCATGAAGTTCGGCGCGGGCCACCCCATCACGGTGCGTGCGCGAGTGACGGGCGACTTCGCGCGGCTCGAGGTGAAGGACCGAGGAGCCGGGGTGGACCGCGCGGACCAGGCGCGCATCTTCGAGCGGTTCGAGCAGGCCGCGCCCGCGTACAACTACGGCGGGCTGGGCCTGGGTCTCTACCTCGCGCGTGAGACGGTCCGCGCCCACGGTGGCACCATCAGCGTGGAGAGCGCGCTCGGCGCCGGTGCCACGTTCGTGGTGGAGCTGCCCCTGCGGCAGGCGCGCTGA
- a CDS encoding PPC domain-containing protein, with the protein MGLGCESTPDEPTPLPDAGTSVDAGSDAGPDAGVDAGPDDNTPEGPPPPGVPEGHTFLRPSATRVHTVAWTDPQVTLRFAFLGQAGRHYDFLVEEYQRWIILTLKDPSGAVLERREGGVAIPPLTTHWSGFTQEGFYTLEVSTEPFEFPRDLVFRLVDQGPDAHGDLLATAAPWAPSEQPLMGQGEHPGERDVFSFSTVAGHVYSLGCDFSHPGWRLSFFDPVLNYFVSEVTNANATELQASTAFKAPAERFLAIVQANNSLVAPSPSAYQCRLKDEGADDHGERMETATALPQGTTSIAGRLDFRADFDVFALSVQPGHHYRATCDPGATPPDCRVLTAPPGGEFEGFNDIVMAFKAEGASYYVGVRGDGVLRARWTSAPYTLRFEDLGLDDHGDTRQTATPMTGPSQTVTVHISEFIDEDYLSFEAVAGGRYRLSGDWRDTSTGEQLFSTLYDAQGRTIRAPGQHVGSRWVKEFTLPTAGTYFFRMSVGLRENLIDHTVLFEALDP; encoded by the coding sequence ATGGGCTTGGGGTGCGAATCCACTCCGGATGAGCCGACGCCCCTGCCGGACGCTGGCACGAGCGTGGATGCGGGAAGCGACGCGGGTCCGGATGCCGGTGTGGACGCGGGCCCGGACGACAACACGCCCGAGGGGCCCCCGCCGCCGGGCGTTCCGGAGGGCCACACGTTCCTGCGCCCGTCCGCGACGCGCGTTCACACCGTGGCGTGGACGGATCCCCAGGTCACGCTCCGCTTCGCCTTCCTGGGCCAGGCCGGGCGGCACTACGACTTCCTCGTCGAGGAGTACCAGCGGTGGATCATCCTGACGTTGAAGGACCCGTCCGGAGCCGTCCTCGAGCGCCGGGAAGGCGGCGTCGCGATTCCCCCCCTGACCACGCACTGGTCGGGGTTCACCCAGGAGGGCTTCTACACGCTGGAGGTCTCGACGGAGCCGTTCGAGTTCCCCCGGGACCTGGTCTTCCGCCTGGTGGATCAAGGGCCGGACGCGCACGGCGACCTGCTCGCCACGGCAGCCCCCTGGGCTCCTTCGGAGCAGCCCCTGATGGGACAGGGAGAGCACCCGGGGGAGCGCGACGTGTTCTCGTTCTCCACCGTGGCGGGCCACGTCTATTCACTGGGCTGCGACTTCTCGCACCCGGGCTGGCGGCTGTCCTTCTTTGATCCGGTCCTGAACTACTTCGTCAGCGAGGTGACCAACGCGAACGCCACGGAGCTGCAGGCCTCCACGGCCTTCAAGGCCCCGGCGGAGCGGTTCCTCGCCATCGTCCAGGCCAACAACTCCCTGGTGGCCCCGTCCCCTTCCGCCTACCAGTGCAGGCTGAAGGACGAAGGAGCGGACGACCACGGTGAGCGCATGGAGACCGCGACCGCGCTCCCCCAGGGGACGACGTCCATCGCGGGGCGGCTCGACTTCCGTGCGGACTTCGACGTCTTCGCGCTGAGCGTCCAGCCCGGACACCACTACCGCGCCACCTGCGACCCCGGCGCCACGCCCCCCGACTGCCGGGTCCTCACGGCGCCGCCGGGCGGCGAGTTCGAGGGGTTCAACGACATCGTCATGGCCTTCAAGGCGGAAGGGGCCTCCTACTACGTGGGGGTGAGGGGGGACGGAGTCCTGCGGGCGCGGTGGACGTCCGCCCCCTACACGCTCCGGTTCGAGGACCTGGGCCTGGACGACCATGGCGACACGCGGCAGACCGCGACGCCGATGACCGGACCGTCGCAGACCGTCACCGTGCACATCTCTGAATTCATCGACGAGGACTACCTCTCCTTCGAGGCCGTCGCCGGGGGGCGCTATCGCCTCAGCGGCGACTGGAGGGACACGTCGACCGGGGAGCAGCTGTTCTCGACGCTCTACGATGCGCAGGGGCGCACCATCCGGGCGCCAGGACAGCACGTCGGCTCGCGCTGGGTGAAGGAGTTCACGCTGCCCACGGCGGGGACCTACTTCTTCCGGATGAGCGTCGGCCTGCGAGAGAACCTCATCGACCACACGGTCCTCTTCGAGGCCCTGGACCCCTGA
- a CDS encoding acyl-CoA dehydrogenase family protein, translating to MSDSDCLAEAERIQRLLAEQAARHDRETSLPEEGFEAMASSPLNTALLEGASWLTFGRIVSILSRGSASFGTLWLMHQGSGLAFLALPEPALVASFNDRFRQGAWFGNALSEPTSGNMFLMPHQEARRVEGGWRLSGAKRFVSGSERAGYLLTNAVCDGQPAFFLIDKDDSIRVEDVWDTLGMRATRSQLLHFQDTLLPESRRLRLDPSQPNPIALGLPWISIGIAEAALAFAISYARERKLPPENQAIARMQWVQFSVAEMSLRLEAARALAMRAAIATDQREPDFPVLQMQAKAVANEAAVAITTAAMELAGGSGYMRSHPIERYLRDAMSGPLMAWSPAVIRDFLGKALLGLQPPPPRT from the coding sequence ATGAGCGATTCAGACTGTCTTGCCGAAGCGGAGCGGATCCAGCGGCTGCTGGCGGAGCAGGCCGCGCGGCATGACCGGGAGACCTCCCTGCCTGAAGAAGGCTTCGAGGCCATGGCCTCATCCCCGCTGAACACCGCGCTGCTGGAGGGGGCCTCGTGGCTGACCTTCGGGCGAATCGTCAGCATCCTGAGCCGGGGCAGCGCCTCCTTCGGCACGCTCTGGCTGATGCATCAGGGCTCGGGGCTCGCCTTCCTGGCGCTGCCGGAGCCCGCGCTGGTGGCCTCATTCAACGACAGGTTCCGCCAGGGAGCCTGGTTCGGCAACGCCCTGTCCGAGCCCACCAGCGGCAACATGTTCCTCATGCCCCACCAGGAGGCCCGCCGCGTCGAGGGCGGCTGGCGCCTGTCCGGGGCCAAGCGCTTCGTGTCGGGCAGCGAGCGGGCGGGCTACCTGCTCACCAATGCCGTGTGTGATGGCCAGCCCGCCTTCTTCCTCATCGACAAGGACGACTCCATCCGGGTGGAGGATGTCTGGGACACCCTGGGAATGCGGGCCACGCGCAGCCAGCTCCTGCACTTCCAGGACACCCTGCTGCCGGAGTCCCGGCGGCTGCGGCTGGATCCCTCCCAGCCCAACCCCATCGCCCTGGGCCTGCCGTGGATCTCCATCGGCATCGCCGAGGCGGCGCTGGCCTTCGCCATCTCCTACGCCCGGGAGCGCAAGCTGCCTCCAGAGAACCAGGCAATCGCACGGATGCAGTGGGTCCAGTTCTCGGTGGCGGAGATGAGCCTCCGGCTGGAGGCGGCGCGGGCGCTGGCCATGCGCGCGGCCATCGCCACGGATCAGCGCGAGCCGGACTTCCCCGTGCTGCAGATGCAGGCCAAGGCCGTGGCCAATGAGGCCGCCGTGGCCATCACCACCGCGGCCATGGAGCTCGCCGGAGGCTCGGGCTACATGCGGAGCCACCCCATCGAGCGCTACCTGCGCGATGCCATGAGCGGCCCGCTGATGGCCTGGTCTCCAGCGGTGATCCGCGACTTCCTCGGCAAGGCCCTGCTGGGGCTCCAGCCGCCACCGCCCCGGACCTGA
- a CDS encoding helix-turn-helix domain-containing protein has product MPLLDVLTSPVPSGRFDSPVDDRHVLCLHMGEPVPVTYRVGNAERQGARLHGQFCVVPAGSSTRWTLSGPARSLLLRLTPALMREAAESLGLGAQGAALDPAIHIRDPQVERIGWMMQAEDHDGYPGGRLFVDSLATALAARLVATQSHTGASAPRRRHALPAWRLRQVVEYIETHLDEDLTLAELAGVAGFSLSHFKPLFKQATGMPVHRFVMERRVERARLRLMEGRQSLTEIAMEAGFSHPSHMARCLRRLLGMSPTELTRRHGENER; this is encoded by the coding sequence ATGCCGTTGCTCGACGTGCTCACGTCTCCGGTTCCGTCCGGGCGGTTCGACTCGCCGGTGGATGACCGCCATGTCCTCTGTCTGCACATGGGGGAACCGGTGCCGGTGACGTATCGCGTGGGGAATGCCGAGCGTCAGGGGGCGCGCCTCCACGGTCAGTTCTGCGTGGTTCCGGCGGGGTCGAGCACGCGGTGGACGTTGTCAGGCCCGGCGCGGTCGTTGCTCCTGCGGCTGACGCCCGCGCTGATGCGGGAGGCCGCGGAGTCCCTGGGGTTGGGGGCGCAAGGGGCGGCACTGGATCCGGCCATCCACATCCGGGACCCGCAGGTCGAGCGCATCGGCTGGATGATGCAGGCCGAGGACCACGATGGCTATCCGGGGGGAAGGCTCTTCGTGGACAGCCTGGCGACGGCGCTCGCCGCGCGGCTGGTCGCGACGCAATCCCACACGGGGGCCTCGGCGCCCAGGCGTCGCCACGCATTGCCGGCGTGGCGGCTGCGGCAGGTGGTCGAGTACATCGAGACGCACCTGGACGAGGACCTGACGCTGGCGGAGCTGGCCGGGGTGGCGGGGTTCAGCCTGTCTCACTTCAAGCCGCTGTTCAAACAGGCCACGGGGATGCCGGTGCATCGGTTCGTGATGGAGCGTCGCGTGGAGCGCGCGCGGCTGCGCTTGATGGAAGGGCGCCAGAGCCTGACGGAGATCGCGATGGAGGCGGGCTTCTCACACCCAAGCCACATGGCCCGCTGCCTGCGCCGCTTGCTGGGCATGAGCCCGACGGAACTCACCCGACGTCACGGAGAGAACGAACGATGA